From the genome of Brassica oleracea var. oleracea cultivar TO1000 chromosome C4, BOL, whole genome shotgun sequence:
ACAAATAACCTATTTAATAGTATTTCCAAAATAAACTCTATATAGCTTCAAATACATAGTTTTTTACTCTCTCAAAAAACTATAGAACTTCAAATTTAGAGTTTTGTGGAATGAAACTTTAAATTTAAGTTTCATTTTTTTTTTAATTTTGGTCATTGCAACTAATTACATATCACATTTATGATTCTTAAGTATTTTTCCGTTTATCATTTTAATCCTTAAAAAAATTATATCTCATAATTGTTTCAGATTCGTTTTTATAAGTTCACGTTTTACACATAAAATTAAATAAAATAAATAAAATAAAATTTATATTATTTTAAAACTAAAATTAGACAACAAGAATATTACAGAAAACCTTAATATTTTTTTTTAAATGATACATGAAGACTTAATTATCATACAAGTTTAAATATTACAAGTAGTCTGGTAAATTTGCTCTCGAACCTCCAAAATATTGTCCACAATTTTGTGTAACAGAAGATGGAGTATTACAAAAATAGTTTTATGAAATAATGTGGTATTTTGTTTATATTTTAATATTTAATTTTGTATTTCTATTTATTATTTTATATTTTAGTGTAAGATTTTATTAATTAATATTTATGAAATATTTTTTATATGTGTTAGTTATTTATAAAAAGTTTATGGATTTACATTAGTTATGATAAATACAAGGACTATAAAGTAAAATACAAATAATTTTGAATTTAAGTTTTGAAGTTTTGTTTTTGGAGAAGAATACCTTGAAATTTCAAATATCCCGTGTGATAGGTATCTTTGGAATCATATCTATATATGTTGTTCCATAACCAATTCCATGTTTCCATGTTACTTATTTTAAATTAAAATACTACAAAACTACTAAACTAAAAACATATATTTAATACGCGTTTGACTGGTGTAAACAAGACCAATCAATTAAAATCATCTAAGTATTCTTTCATATCTACCACTACATATGACTACTAATCTCAAAAGTTCAACAGTTAGTATATACTCGCAGACTTACTTATTCCTATTAGTATGTTAATTCATAATACTTCTCAAATTTAAGCAATACACCTTTAAAAGATAAATCAATACACTAAATATTAACAAATCACGGTAACGAGTCTTTTTTATAAATTTCACTAATCTTACCATCTCTCGAACTCACTCACACCAGAATAAATTATTCTCTCATTTGGTCCAACATCAATCAACTTATCATGCACAAAAAATTTAATAACTAAGAACATTCACACAATCAATAATCCAAATACAAACAAAAATAAGTTCAAAAAATATATTTTAAACAAGAAAAAGGTATCACATCCCGCGCGTAGCGCGGACCGACCCTAGTATTTATTTTAAAAAAATGTGATTTCTAAAAAAAAGTTTTACAAGAAGTTGATAGGATTTCAGGGCGTAATTGGGTTAATTACAGTGAGGATGGGAGTAAAACTGAGTTTGCAAAAGTGAGACGGTAACTTTGTATGGTTGAGCATAGTTGAAAAGAAATAAGTTTATCATGTATTTATAATTGCTTAGTTATAAAGTAGCGACTAAATAATAAAATTTGATCATTTTATATAATATAATAATAAAATAGTAAAATTAGAATATTATACATAGAATATAACATTATTAATTTGATATAATTAGTAATAAATTATTTATATAACGTTTGTTTATTTTTAAAATTTTAGTTTATAATTAGTAATAAATTATTTGTATAACATGAAATTGACTATTTGGAATACATAGTATTTGGAATATAAATATCTAAAACATAAATATGTATTCCAAATACTCAATTGCATGTTTATTTTAATATAATAACTAAAAATAAATATCTAAAACTTAAATAAGTATGTTTGTTTACATCAACTTAAATATGCATGTTAAATGGCAAGTTATATATAAATACATATTTTTCCCTATGTTTTTTTTTTTTAACTTATGATATATCTGCATTGGCGGAATAGTTCTAATTCGAGCGATATATAATTACTTTATAAATTTTAGAATATATTACAAATTATAACTGAAACTGAAGTGTTCTTATCCAATCTTGACATGTACTTAAAATTGTTAGAATAAAATCTATGAGAGTGAACCTAAAAATACAAAAAGATACTCTGTCCTAACCGAACTGATACTCGAACTCACATACCTAATCTCTCCTCAGTGGTTTGGTTATGTGTTATTTAGAAATCTACGGACAAACTTATAAGATAAAACAGAGATACAAAACAAAAACAGAGATAAACAGAGATACCATATCATCTCTCGATAAACAAGATATGTACTTTAGGAAGAACTATAGAAAAAAAAACAGAGATACCATATCATCTCTAGATAAACCAGATACGTACTTTAGGAAGAACGCCGGAATACAATCAGTCATCGCCAGTCTATCTCGTAGTTGTAGGATGATACTTTTCATTGTTTTATTTCCTAAAAAACTTTTTTAAAAAATGTTGGAATAATTATATTAGCTTATTTCTCAAACATGACATTGATAAACATGTCATAACATTAATAAACTATTATACATTACAAACACTGCCAGTCTGCCAATGAAGACGTATACAAACAATATTGGGAAGATAATGTTTTACAAAAATTAGTTAATAGAGTATATACATAATTAAATAAAGTGTGACTCAAATGAAAAATGTGTCTAATATAGGGTTGATCAGTCGAGATGTAACAACTTCAACAAAAGAAAATAAATAATCTTTTTTTAATGTAGGAGTATTCTTGGGCCATGCAGAAAAATATAAATTTTAAGTATAATATTATTTTATTTTAAAATAAAATTTAATGTATATCTGGACAACATTATTTCTGTATTTAACTTTAATGGTTTGGAAAAAAATCATAAACATATTTTTGTAGTCTTATTTCTTATGATTTTGTTTAACTATTTCAATTTGATTTTATTTAAATTTTAATAAAGTTAAAATTATATTTTATAAAAATGATTTTTAATTATGTTATATTAACGATTATTTATTTTAAATATATCTCTTATACATAGTCTATATATATGTATATATAATTTCAAATAAAGTTTTGATCTTTATTTAGTTAAAATATCTTAAACTGAGAAAAAATGAATTTGTTAATTAACCTAATGAATCGATAAATTTAAATAAAATTTATATCATTTAGCTACTAAAAATATATTTGATTAGTGTTCTTTTAGTTTTGTATTTGTTGATGGACACTTATAATTAACTAGGTGATTTTTCCATGCTCATGCACGGGTATAAACTTTAATTTGCACATATATTTTGTAAAATTTGTATATTTGATATATGTTGTTTAAGAAAAAAATAGGAAAAATATATTAAATCAAGATTCCATAAATAAACATAACTTGTAATATTTTAAAAATTCAGGCACATTTATGGATATATAAAATAATCAAATCATAACAATTGGTTTATTTGATTCTTCATATTTTGATTAGTTTGGTTATTTATGTTTTGGTATATTGGGTTCTATTTTTTTTCAAATGAATCAAAAGATTTTATTACAATTAGACTAAAATAAGAATAACCTTGTTAGTATTGATTATTGTTTCATAAGATAGTTACACCAAAAACTCATATGTTTTCACCCCATCAGTTTGCTTATATTTAGTCCGATCAAACAATATTAATAAGTTTAATTTTCATTCTAACATTGTTTGAATTGTTTATTCAGTTTTAAGTTATTAATTATAAAATAAAAATAAAAATGACATTATATGATTATTTTTGTTATTATATTATAATCATTTAGTCAAACTAATATTCATCGTAAAAATATTGTTTTTCTTGTTTATTAGCCTTACATTTTAATATATGTATTTGGTTTTAAAATACATTAAAATAGTCACAAAATCTAATTGTTTGTTTTTTTAAAAAAAATATTATATAATAACTATATGTTGTCAAAATTATTATTAATCATTTTATATAAAATATATTTATAATAAAATTATTATTTTTGAATAAGGATATCTATATTATTTTATTTTTCACATTATTTTGTAAAGTATATCTTAAAGCTTACATAAATTTCTTTTTTTTTATGTTTTTAACTAATACAAAGAATAAAAAATTTATATATAGAATCTATATAATTTCTATTATGTATATATATACCTTTTCATTATTTATGTGTTTTTGTAAAAAAGAAAATTTATGTTAAAAAGCTTATTAAAGTTTTAATAAAAGAATGAAATAACAATGAATATATCAAAGTTATTATATTCAAATTAAAAATATTATCAGATTTATTTTGATAGTAGCAAAGTAACAATACAGTTTACAATGCTACGGCAAGATGGATAATAAGAAAAAATTACAAAATGAAAAGGGGGATAATTTCATAGAAGAAGATTTCGAAAAGAATTTATATTTTTAATTTTTTGTGAAGCTACGTTACATATACATATATAGTAAAATTTTATATATTTTTTATTTTATTTATGATTTTTTAGAAAAATAATTAAATTTCTTTGTATAAAAAAATTTCTATGTCTATATTTTATTAATATTTATTTTCTATTTTTGTGTTTCTTCGAAAGGGAAAATTAAATAAAAAAGTTAACTAAAATGTTATTATTGAAAAGAAATAACAATAAAATATATTAAAGTTAATACTCAAAGTAAAATATATTATTATATATTAGAAGAATATTTTTAAAATAATTTAGATTTATATTTTTTTGTCAATCTACGTTATATATATATATATATATTAAAAGTTTATATATTTTCCTTTTTATTTAGGTTTTTTTAGGAAAACTTAGAAAAATAATTAAAGTTAGTTATATTTAAAATTTTATATGTTTATATTTTATTAATATTTCGTTTTTTATTTATTTGTTTTTTAAAAAGGAAAATTAATTAAAAAATTTAACTAAAATCTTTTTATGAAAAAAGAAAATACATTATTAATATCAATCATATATAAAAAAATTAGTTCATTAATGATATCTATGTAATCAACCATCTTGAGAATTAATGTGAACGCGACACATAATAAACTGACTTCTCAAATAATGAGATTTGTGCAAAATGTATATCTTTATAAGGAATATTATATAAGTTGATGTAAAAAAACTATATTCATAATTATTTAGTTTATTTTTTTATTAATATGATATATATTAATTCAGTAGTGATATATGAGTTATTAGTTATTAATATATTTTAATGATTTTGACTAAATTAAATATTTATATAGAAGTTTTATATTATTGAGTTAGTAGTCATTGCTGTATTGAAACAACATTACCAAAAATATTAATTTTTATAAAAAAAATTGTACATGTCACAATTAAGTTATTGTAATGTCATATTTTTTCAAAACGCTGTCATCTTTTTGGTTGAAACTGAATGTGGTGATTACATGTATGCAGATCACTTCACAAATAATATCTAGTTTAATTATAAATTCTAGTAGTTTTTCTGCACATTGCACAAAATAATAATTTTAATTTTTAATTTATTTTTAAAAAACTTAATTTATATTTTGAAATTATTATTTTTATATTTTAACTTCATTGGTTTTAAAAAACTGTATATATATTTTTGTAGTCTTGTTTCATATTTAGTTTAACTGTTAAATTTTAGTAAATCTAGGATTACACTTTTATAAAAATAATTCTATTTATATTAAACTGTATTTAATGGTTATTTATTTATCTCTTATTTTTTAGTTTTAAATATATCTTTATTAAAATAGATAAATTCTAATAAATTTTGAATTTTTTTGTTGGTTTTAGTTATAATATGTTAGACTGGTAAAAATCAATATTAACCTAATGTACCGATAAATTTAAATAAAATGAATCATTTAACTATCAACAAAATATTTATTTGTTTAGTATTGCTTTATTTTGTATTTGTTAATGTACACTTACGATTAATTTTGATTATATATATAAATATGATATATAAGTTGATGTAAGAAATACTTGTACTTATGTTTAGTTTTTTTTTTTTTACTAATTTGATATATATATATATATATATATGTATATTATTTTAATGGTGATATATAAGTTATTAGTTATTAATATTTTTCAAAAGTTTTGGTAATTAGTAAAACTTTTGAAATATAAATAAATTTTAAGATAAGAATTTAAATTAAAGTAATATACATATATATGTATATATATATATCAAATTTTAAATTATTATTTTAAAGTTTTTGGTTTAAATTTCCACCGTTTAATTTTAAGTCTTAATAACAGTTAAAACCCATTAATGGAAAGTATTTTCACCGCCTTTGAGATCTTTTCCTCAGTATTAATTTCCCTAAACGAAGAAATTCCAAAACTAAAAACATAATACAAATTCATTGCATGCTTTAATTATCAGAAAACAAATAAAAATCACAATTTACGTTCCAAACAAAAAAGAACTTCTAGAAGGAAAAACGTATAAACACGTGTCTATACAGAGTGAGAACAGGACAAACAAAGCTGGACAGGGTTTCAAGAGGACGATTAACCCGGGATTCTTAAGATGAGATTCTTAGAACATCCGTAACAACAATCTTTAAAGAGGAGTCCTTAGAAAAAAATAATTAAATAATCAATAGATCCCACCAAAATCTAAGGATTCAATCCTTAAAATCTTTAAATAAAGACTCTTTCTTAGTGAATCCTTGCACTATTTATGACCCCTACGCCATGTGGCAGTCCGCGATCGGTTAGTATTTCTTTTTTTATCTAAAAAAGAAAAAATAAATAATAATTAAAAAATTAAAAAACATTTTTTCTAAAGAACGGGGTATCATCATTGGAAATGCTTTTAGCAGAAATTAAGAATTGTTTCTTAACTTTTAACTAAAAAAGCTAAAAACTGGTTCTTAAATAAGAATTTTAAGAACCGATTTTTAGCTTTTTTAGTTAAAAGTTAAGAAACAGTTTCTTAACTTTCGCTAAGAACCCCACTCTAAAAACCCCGGATTAATCATGGTCTAAGTACCGTATAACTCCTTTTATACCCTCGACTACGAACACAAAACAGTTTTAAAAGTAAGGGTAATATTGTCATTTAGTTAGCCTTCAAATATTGTTGCCCCCGGGGATCATGGACGCTTTGTATTCAGCTTACACATATTTATCTAACTGAATCACTCAAGAAAATAAATCACACAAACGTTTTTTACGGAGAGAAACAAACCCCTCTCTCTCTCTCAGATCGGAGAAAAGAGCCATGGCGGCTGCGTGGAACGGGAGTGAGTATTTCGACATCGACGTTGAGACAGGTAGACAATCGTTCGCGCGGCCGTCGAACGCCGAGACAGTTGAACAGGACGAAGAAGATCTGAGATGGGCCGCCGTAGGAAGGTTACCGTCGCAGAGACAAGGGAGCCATCTGGCGGTTCTGCGTCGGTCGCAAACGTCGCAGGCGCAGACTTCTGGTTACGCAGACGGGAACGTCGTGCAGACCATTGACGTTAGGAAGCTTGATCGTTCTGATCGTGAGATGGTTGTTCGTCAAGCTCTTGCCACTAGCGATCAGGATAATTACAAGCTCCTCTCTGCCATTAAAGAACGTCTCGATAGGTTTGTTTCTATTTTTAGGTTTTATTTTAATTTTTGATATTCGATGGATCTTTGATATAATCTTGGTGTTGTTTTATTTGTAGAGTTGGAATGGAAGTTCCCAAGATTGAAGTCCGATTTGAGCATTTGAATGTTGAAGCTGAGGTTCAAGCTGGTACAAGAGCTTTACCTACTTTGGTTAACGTATCTCGTGATTTCATTGAGGTTTGTCTTTCTTTTTTTTGACTATCTTGTTCCACACGTAACCTTTTGTTTCTAATATTGTATCTCTTTGTTTTTTCTGTAGCGTCTCTTAAGCAGCTTGAGGATAATGAAGACTAGAAAACACAAGCTAACTATCTTGAAAGATATCAGTGGGATTATCAAACCAGGAAGGTGAATGAAATACAATGTTTAGATTACTATTACTATGTCACAATAAACACTAACAGTGTTGCTATTCTTGAAGGATGACTTTGCTATTAGGACCACCCGGTTCGGGGAAGTCGACTTTACTTCTTGCTCTTGCAGGGAAGCTTGATAAAAGTTTGAAGGTCAGTTAATTAACCCGTGAAATTATCTACTATGCTCGTATATATCACATGTTTGATATCTCTTTTGTTTGTTTGTTATTCACATGAGCCTTGAGATTTATCTTTTTATTTGTTATAAAGTTATTTTTTTTGTTTTTACAGAATTCAGGTAACATCACTTACAATGGAGAGAATCTTGATGAGTTCCATGTAAAAAGGACTTCAGCATATATTAGTCAAACAGATAATCACATTGCTGAACTCACTGTTCGTGAAACACTTGATTTTGCTGCGAGATGTCAGGGTGCAAGCGAAGGATTTGCAGGTTAGTATTTACCACTTTACTATATTTACTTATTAAAGTGAAGTGTCCTCAAGTGTTTCTTGTTTACATTATAGGTTACATGAAAGATCTAACCCGATTAGAGAAAGAGAGGGGTATACATCCCTCTTCTGAAATTGATGCTTTCATGAAGGTCAGCATCATATAACTCCTTTAACTTTCTTTGATTAGTTTATGATTTATAAGCCACAACCACCAACTCTTTTTTATTTGTTACAGGCTGCTTCTGTCAGTGGTAGTAAGCATAGTGTTTCCACGGATTATGTGCTTAGAGTGCTTGGTCTTGATGTATGTTCAGATACAATGGTTGGTAATGATATGATGAGAGGTGTTTCAGGAGGTCAAAGGAAAAGAGTGACAACAGGTCTCTTTCACTCTCTTTAAACTTATCTATTCTCACTTATCCATTAGTCTAACTTACAAACCTTGATGCAGGGGAGATGACTGTTGGTCCAAGAAAGACTTTGTTTATGGATGAAATATCTACTGGTCTTGATAGCTCAACAACTTTCCAGATTGTGAAATGTGTCAGAAACTTTGTCCATCTAATGGATGGAACGGTTCTCATGGCACTTCTTCAGCCTGCACCGGAAACATTTAATCTCTTTGACGATTTGATCCTCCTATCAGAAGGTTACATGGTTTATCAAGGTCCTCGTCAAGATGTGGTTGGATTTTTCGAGTCTCTAGGATTCCGTCTCCCACCACGTAAAGGTGTTGCAGATTTTCTCCAAGAGGTATAATACATCCCAACTCTTTCTAAATATATTCTTGTGTTTTATAATATATTTTTTTTGTCACATGGTAGCCAAAAAATATATTCTTATGTTTTATAATGTTGTTATGCATGCAGGTGACGTCCAAAAAGGATCAAGCTCAGTACTGGGCAGATCCTTCTAAGCCTTATCAATTCATTCCTGTCTCGGACATAGCAGCTGCGTTCCGCAACTCGAATTACGGGTATGCAGCAGATTCAAAGCTTGCAACACCATTTAATAAGTCATCTGCGGATCCTTCAGCTTTGTGCCGAACACAGTTTGCCATATCAGGATGGGAGAACCTTAAAGTTTGCTTCGAACGAGAGATACTATTGATCAACCGGCACAGGTTTCTTTACACTTTCAGGACATGTCAGGTAATAATAATAATAATAATAAGTCTACCAATTATCATTACATCGTTGTATAGCTTCTATGTTTCTGACATGGAAACATATTCCATGAAGGTTGCATTTGTGGGATTTGTGACAGCCACGGTGTTTTTGAGAACTAGATTACACCCAACAAACGAAGCATATGGAAACGAGTATCTGTCTTGTCTTTTCTTTGGCCTAGTACACATGATGTTCAATGGTTTCTCTGAACTGCCTCTCATGATATCGCGTCTCCCAGTTTTCTACAAGCAAAGGGATAACTCGTTTCATCCAGCTTGGTCCTGGTCTATTGCTAGCTGGATCTTGCGTGTGCCTTACTCTATCCTTGAAGCTGTTGTCTGGACTTGTGTGGTATACTATAGTGTGGGACTTGCTCCCTCAGCAGGCAGGTTGGTCATTTTTCTAGACATCCTTCTTTTTATTTTATGGTTTCAATGTCAGAAAATAAAAAAAAACTTTTTGTTCTTTTAGGTTTTTCCGATACATGTTACTCCTCTTCTCGGTGCATCAAATGGCTCTAGGTTTGTTTCGTATGCTGGCTTCTGTAGCAAGGGACATGGTCATTGCTAATACATTCGGATCTGCATCAATCTTGGCAGTGTTCTTGCTTGGAGGATTCGTTATTCCAAAAGGTTGGTTATTACTACTTTACTTCATACATAATAAAATTGTTATACTAAAACCCTAGCATCCTTTGACAGATGATATTAAACCCTGGTGGACTTGGGGTTTTTGGATATCACCTTTATCATATGGGCAACGTGCCATTGCGGTCAATGAATTCACAGCCACGAGGTGGATGGAGGTGTGTTCAATAATCTCATATCTAAGTTAATAATATTTGAGTATATACAATGCTTATCTATAGACTTTTTCTTGCACATCAAGCAGCCATCATCTATATCGAATACTACAATTGGATTCAACTTTCTCAAGCTACGAAGTTTCCCCACAAATGACAACTGGTATTGGATTGGAGTTGGTGTACTCATTTGTTATGCACTTCTCTTCAACAACATTGTTACTCTCGCCTTGGCTTACCTTAACCGTGAGAGTCTTTCTATTATTATCTAATGATCCTTTCTTGTATATATATCACTGTAGCAATATTGTGAAGCTTTTTGTCTTTTTTCTTACTCTTGCAGCTCTAAAAAAGGCTCGAGCAGTTGTTTTAGAAGATCTCAATGAAGAAACCCAAACTGCTTCTGTATCAAATGCAAGACAAGGAAGAAATGAGAAGAAAGGAATGATTCTTCCGTTCAAACCATTAACAATGACTTTCCACAATGTTAACTATTATGTTGACATGCCAAAAGTAAGATTCACTTTCATTGTATGTATTAGTCCTATATGGTTACAAAATTTAAGATTATATTTTTGAAATGTCAGGAAATGCGTTCTCAAGGTGTACCAGAGACAAGACTACAACTGTTATCAAACGTGAGTGGAGTCTTCTCCCCTGGCGTTCTTACAGCTTTAGTTGGATCAAGTGGTGCCGGAAAAACTACATTGATGGATGTTCTTGCGGGTCGAAAGACCGGTGGATATACCGAGGGAGATATCAGAATCTCTGGTTACCAAAAAGAACAACAAACATTCGCTAGAATCTCTGGATATGTTGAGCAAAATGATATACATTCTCCCCAAGTCACTGTTGAAGAGTCCCTTTGGTTCTCTGCTAGGCTTCGTCTTCCTAAAGAGATCAGCAAAGAAAAGAAAAAGGTAAGCATGAATGAGACTTTACATAGTTGCTTGTATCCCAAGTAAACTGTTATTTAAATACTAATGATATGTTTTTGAGTTTTGTTAGGAATTTGTGGAAGAAGTTATGAGACTAGTGGAGCTTGATAGTCTGAGATATGCGTTAGTAGGTTTACCTGGTACAACAGGACTGTCAACAGAACAGAGGAAACGTTTAACAATTGCTGTTGAGTTAGTGGCGAATCCATCGATAATTTTCATGGATGAACCAACATCTGGTCTTGATGCAAGAGCAGCTGCAATTGTTATGAGAACGGTTAGGAACACTGTTGACACTGGTAGAACAGTGGTTTGCACCATTCATCAACCCAGCATTGATATTTTTGAGGCTTTTGACGAGGTTTGCCCTAAGTTTTCTTGGGATACAAGTATTATTATCAATTGGTGATCTTAACTTGTGTTCTTTTTGCTTAATCTTGAAAATACAGCTGCTTCTGATGAAACGAGGAGGACAGGTTATATATGGTGGGAAGTTAGGTGAACACTCCCAGGTTATGGTAGACTACTTTCAGGTACTTGTTTTGCCCTTCTCTACTTAGTTGCTTGTCACCCAAGAAACTGTTATTTCAAAACCCTAAATCTTCTACAGGGTATTAATGGAGTCCCTGGAATCTCAAGTGGCTACAACCCAGCAACATGGATGCTTGAAGTAACTACACCTGCTTTGGAGGAGAAATATAGCATGGACTTCGCTGATTTATACAAAAAATCTGAACAGTTTAGGTAACTATCACAACTCATTTTTCAATCTCTTTTATTAATCAATATAATAAATTGATCTCTAACCCTAAACAGAGAAGTGGAGGCAAACATCAAGCAACTCAGTGTTCCACCAGAAGGCTCAGAGCCAATAAAATTCGATTCAATATACTCACAAAACCAACTCTCTCAGTTTCTACTCTGCCTCTGGAAACAGAACCTCGTCTACTGGAGAAGTCCAGAATACAATCTTGTGAGATTGATCTTCACAACGGTCGCCGCCATTATACTCGGCACGGTCTTCTGGGACATTGGTTCCAAGAGAACTTCCACACAAGATTTGGTCACTATAATGGGAGCACTTTACTCGGCTTGCTTGTTTCTTGGAGTTAGTAATGCTTCATCAGTACAACCGATCGTTTC
Proteins encoded in this window:
- the LOC106337551 gene encoding ABC transporter G family member 31: MAAAWNGSEYFDIDVETGRQSFARPSNAETVEQDEEDLRWAAVGRLPSQRQGSHLAVLRRSQTSQAQTSGYADGNVVQTIDVRKLDRSDREMVVRQALATSDQDNYKLLSAIKERLDRVGMEVPKIEVRFEHLNVEAEVQAGTRALPTLVNVSRDFIERLLSSLRIMKTRKHKLTILKDISGIIKPGRMTLLLGPPGSGKSTLLLALAGKLDKSLKNSGNITYNGENLDEFHVKRTSAYISQTDNHIAELTVRETLDFAARCQGASEGFAGYMKDLTRLEKERGIHPSSEIDAFMKAASVSGSKHSVSTDYVLRVLGLDVCSDTMVGNDMMRGVSGGQRKRVTTGEMTVGPRKTLFMDEISTGLDSSTTFQIVKCVRNFVHLMDGTVLMALLQPAPETFNLFDDLILLSEGYMVYQGPRQDVVGFFESLGFRLPPRKGVADFLQEVTSKKDQAQYWADPSKPYQFIPVSDIAAAFRNSNYGYAADSKLATPFNKSSADPSALCRTQFAISGWENLKVCFEREILLINRHRFLYTFRTCQVAFVGFVTATVFLRTRLHPTNEAYGNEYLSCLFFGLVHMMFNGFSELPLMISRLPVFYKQRDNSFHPAWSWSIASWILRVPYSILEAVVWTCVVYYSVGLAPSAGRFFRYMLLLFSVHQMALGLFRMLASVARDMVIANTFGSASILAVFLLGGFVIPKDDIKPWWTWGFWISPLSYGQRAIAVNEFTATRWMEPSSISNTTIGFNFLKLRSFPTNDNWYWIGVGVLICYALLFNNIVTLALAYLNPLKKARAVVLEDLNEETQTASVSNARQGRNEKKGMILPFKPLTMTFHNVNYYVDMPKEMRSQGVPETRLQLLSNVSGVFSPGVLTALVGSSGAGKTTLMDVLAGRKTGGYTEGDIRISGYQKEQQTFARISGYVEQNDIHSPQVTVEESLWFSARLRLPKEISKEKKKEFVEEVMRLVELDSLRYALVGLPGTTGLSTEQRKRLTIAVELVANPSIIFMDEPTSGLDARAAAIVMRTVRNTVDTGRTVVCTIHQPSIDIFEAFDELLLMKRGGQVIYGGKLGEHSQVMVDYFQGINGVPGISSGYNPATWMLEVTTPALEEKYSMDFADLYKKSEQFREVEANIKQLSVPPEGSEPIKFDSIYSQNQLSQFLLCLWKQNLVYWRSPEYNLVRLIFTTVAAIILGTVFWDIGSKRTSTQDLVTIMGALYSACLFLGVSNASSVQPIVSIERTVFYREKAAGMYGPIPYAAAQGLVEIPYILTQTILYGVITYFTIGFERTLSKFVLYLVFMFLTFTYFTFYGMMAVGLTPNQHLAAVISSAFYSLWNLLSGFLVQKPLIPVWWIWFYYICPVAWTLQGVILSQLGDVESIIKEPMFHGTVKQFIEQYFGFKPDMIGVSAAVLVGFCALFFSGFALSVKFLNFQRR